In a genomic window of Mycolicibacterium neoaurum VKM Ac-1815D:
- the idi gene encoding isopentenyl-diphosphate Delta-isomerase, with product MNDEQVVLLDDAGRAIGSADKATVHHSHTPFHLGFSCYLFDEHGRVLLTRRALTKHTWPGVWTNSFCGHPGPHEPTVDAVHRRAGQELGTAVRDVHCILPEFRYRATAADGTVENELCPVFCALIDGPLRVAAEEVMDTAWVHWPEIRMAAELDWAISPWAQTQVPLLDAADLPSWARRSAA from the coding sequence GTGAACGACGAGCAGGTGGTCCTCCTTGACGATGCCGGCCGGGCGATCGGCAGCGCCGACAAGGCCACCGTGCATCACTCACACACCCCGTTTCATCTCGGCTTCTCCTGTTACCTCTTCGACGAACACGGCCGCGTGCTGCTGACCCGGCGGGCGCTGACCAAGCACACCTGGCCGGGGGTGTGGACCAATTCGTTCTGCGGGCATCCCGGCCCGCACGAACCCACCGTGGACGCGGTGCATCGTCGCGCAGGTCAGGAACTCGGCACGGCTGTGCGCGATGTGCACTGCATCCTGCCCGAATTCCGGTACCGCGCGACCGCGGCCGACGGGACGGTGGAGAACGAGCTCTGCCCGGTGTTCTGCGCCCTGATCGACGGGCCGCTGCGGGTGGCAGCCGAGGAAGTGATGGACACCGCGTGGGTGCACTGGCCCGAGATTCGCATGGCCGCAGAACTGGATTGGGCGATCAGCCCGTGGGCGCAGACTCAGGTTCCGCTGCTCGACGCGGCCGATCTTCCGTCGTGGGCGCGGCGCTCGGCGGCGTGA